One Candidatus Omnitrophota bacterium genomic region harbors:
- a CDS encoding metallophosphoesterase gives MNALVIADLHLSSSELEGYRWDVFNWLHTTIKRNRIVNLIILGDLTERKDNHPSELVNRVIDQLTKIVSLGVSVHVLMGNHDYLKPDEPYFRFLNKLNYCWFHKEPHFVKIQGTNCLFLPHNKKGYTDIHFGNADYIFAHQLFDGAKLPNGSRVNGLSTYEFEGYRVLSGDIHKYQTLGNITYIGPPHPVHFGEKTRGNALWIKDKNKETKLVVGSIRKKVINLTDLTQLNDSLESGDHVKVRLKLKDPTKWNSVKESIVTACKDKGLVLRGIELQPTERTKKKRVPSKKTLLKNYKDVFFEYCKQSRVASSIEEIGEKLLKDR, from the coding sequence ATGAACGCCCTTGTAATAGCGGATTTACACCTAAGTAGCTCTGAACTAGAGGGGTACAGATGGGATGTTTTTAATTGGTTGCATACCACTATAAAAAGAAATAGGATAGTCAACCTAATCATATTAGGGGATTTGACAGAACGAAAGGACAATCACCCAAGCGAGTTGGTCAATAGGGTTATTGACCAACTCACAAAGATTGTGTCTTTGGGGGTTTCGGTTCACGTGCTTATGGGAAACCATGATTACTTAAAACCGGATGAACCCTATTTCAGATTCCTAAACAAATTGAACTATTGTTGGTTTCACAAAGAGCCGCACTTTGTGAAAATCCAAGGGACCAACTGTTTATTTTTACCCCATAACAAAAAAGGATATACGGACATACACTTCGGTAATGCTGATTACATATTTGCCCATCAATTATTTGACGGCGCAAAATTACCTAACGGAAGTAGGGTAAATGGTTTGTCCACTTATGAGTTTGAGGGATATAGGGTATTATCTGGGGATATACATAAGTACCAAACTTTGGGTAATATAACCTATATTGGCCCTCCACACCCTGTCCACTTCGGAGAAAAGACAAGAGGGAACGCCCTCTGGATAAAGGATAAAAACAAGGAAACAAAGTTGGTTGTTGGCAGTATTAGAAAAAAGGTAATTAACCTAACTGATTTAACCCAATTAAACGATTCCCTAGAATCGGGGGATCACGTCAAAGTACGGTTGAAGTTAAAAGATCCAACTAAGTGGAATAGTGTAAAGGAATCTATTGTTACGGCTTGCAAAGATAAAGGATTAGTGCTTAGGGGGATCGAATTACAACCAACAGAGCGTACAAAGAAAAAAAGGGTTCCGTCAAAAAAGACCCTATTGAAGAACTATAAGGACGTGTTCTTTGAGTACTGTAAACAAAGTAGGGTAGCTTCATCAATAGAAGAGATTGGTGAAAAATTACTAAAGGATAGATAA